The genomic stretch ACGATTTTGTTTTAAGATATCTCTCCACATGTGTGGGCTACTTGACGCAATCCGCGTAAGATCTCGAAATCCACCTGCTGCCATCTCAGTGATAAGGGTATTCTTTGCTGAGTACCCTTTCACTTGACGAACAAGGCTCGTTGCAATTACATGAGGTAAATGACTGATAACTCCTGTTACCTGGTCATGTGTAATCGCATCTATAAAAACAAAGTGAGCTTGCGTTGGCGCAAGTAACTGCATAAGCGCATCTATCTTTTGTGGATTTTCGTCTTCAAAAGGGGTTAACATATAGCGAGCTTCATAAAATAGATCTGCTCGTGCATTACTTGCACCACTTTGATGAGACCCAGCCATTGGATGTCCACCAATGAAGGTTACTCCTTTTTCTTTTAACAAAAATGCTGCTTCCATTACTGCTGCTTTAGTGCTTCCAACATCTGTTATAACAACATTTTGTTTCAATGTCCACTTTGAAAGAACGTGTATCCAATTAGCTGTCTCTTCTACCGGCGTTGCTAAAATAATATAATCTGCCATTTCAGCTGCTTTTTTTACATCATCTGCTTGTTCATCAATGACTGAATGCATCATTGCTACTCGCATTTCTTCTATATTAATATCTGCTCCCACAATATGCACATTTTCATTCTTTTTAATAGAAAGTGCCAGTGAACCTCCGATAAGACCAACACCAATTAGTAATACACGTTTTTTCACCTTTCATTCTCCTTCATATGTTAAAATTGCGCTGCATGCTTTCGATGCTCATTAATATTTTGTTGCAACAAATTAATACGATCTGAACCAAACTGTTCCACAATAGCCGAAGCTAATTCCCATGCAATAACTGATTCAGCTACAACAGCGGCTGCTGGAACTGCACAACTATCAGAGCGTTCAATGCTTGCTGCAAACGGTTCTTTTGTATCAATATCTACGCTTTGAAGCGGTTTATATAACGTTGGAATTGGCTTCATTACGCCTCGCACAACGATTGGCATTCCAGTA from Bacillus sp. 1780r2a1 encodes the following:
- a CDS encoding prephenate dehydrogenase, with protein sequence MKKRVLLIGVGLIGGSLALSIKKNENVHIVGADINIEEMRVAMMHSVIDEQADDVKKAAEMADYIILATPVEETANWIHVLSKWTLKQNVVITDVGSTKAAVMEAAFLLKEKGVTFIGGHPMAGSHQSGASNARADLFYEARYMLTPFEDENPQKIDALMQLLAPTQAHFVFIDAITHDQVTGVISHLPHVIATSLVRQVKGYSAKNTLITEMAAGGFRDLTRIASSSPHMWRDILKQNRYTLLALLDDWMKEMEQVKSLLEKGDSHELFHYFSDAKQFRDSLHV